CTTTGCCCTTCCTCAGAGAATGCTCATGTACATGTCTTCTTTCAGAGAAATCACTTGGCGTTTAGGGTGAGGAGTCAGACTTTTTTATGGGGACCGGACTTGAAGGCATGAAGCCCCTGCACTGACCTGACTGCTTTGCTTGCAAGGAGTGAGATCCTGTTACATTGGGAACTTGGACAGGAGGTCCCCCTTATCACCTCACACCCCACATCACAAGCTGCCAAAGCACAGGGCTGTCTGTTTCAGAGTCAACTGTTGAAGAGTGTCATGCCACAGCATCCCTGTTGAAGAGAGCTAGTCTTAGGGGTTGTGTTTTCCACTTCTAGTGAGCATTTGTGTTAATGTGACAGTCCTTTGTCAGTGATGGTGCACAGGCATGTCCCCACTTCTAGTTCTTCCCTAGATCAGCCTGGCTTCCTGCATCCCTCCCaccaccccttttttttttatctgagcctgctgcagcctggccctCCATCTGCTCCCttcacctcctgctgcctgtgtccTCCTCTGCTTGGCTCTTGCTTGTCTGGCACAGAGCTGTCCCATCTTGCTAGTTGCCTTGTCATGACAGGCCTTGATGTAAAGCCATGCAGCTGTGGGACTGCTTAAATGCTGTAGGACTGGAAAAGGAGCTGGCCCTGGAAGTGTTGTAGGAGGGCCCTTTGCCCTGTGGCTCCCAGAAGGATGTATCCTCTGGCTGGAGTGTGCTGGTGAGGCTGGCTTACCTAGGCAGGCATACAGGGAAGAGGAGTGTGGAGTGGCATAGAGCAGATGCACTGAAACAAGAGCAGGTTTCCCCCTCCAACAACATCTGGAGCAAATCAGCTGCTGGTGAGAAGCCTGGAAGTTGGACTCTGAGTATCCCAGACTGTGGATTCACATGCCACTTTAATCAGCTTGTAAGCAAGCTTGCACAGCAGATGTCTGAGCCCGCTTGGCCGCGTTTGCAATCCACTGAATTCAAAACTGCCACCTTGGCCAGGCAGCTCCAGTGTCACCATACAGGAAAGATGCCTGCGGCTGGAAATGGAGCTTTGGAGTTCATGGCTGCTGAgtgaattattaaaatacagtctTCAGAGAGGACATAACTTGCCTTAGAAAATGTCTGTGTCAACAGAGATAAATTGGATCTTTATGATGAAGAAATGAGactaaataggaaaaaatgaggaaaataacaAGTGTTATTTTTTGGGCTGCAGACATGGAGGGATTTGAGTGGTGGATGTTTTCCTCTGGGAATGCTTCTGCCGTAACAGAAATCTTTGCACAACCTGGAGGCAGGCTCAGATGGGCATGGGGTGGGTATGTCAggcagaggctgggagagggtcctggcagctccagctcctgcctgacTCCACCATGGCTGCCATTGGAAGTGCCTCCAGCTTTTGGCTGGCCTTGGCAAATGCTCTGCCCTGCCAAGATCCATGTGGGCAGCAGGGTGTCCTCCAGATGCACCCTGAAGGCTCTTGGATCGCAGTTCTCCCAGGCATTGCTTGCTGCTTCCCTGAGCATGCTCCAGCGGAAACAGCTCCTGGAAGGCAGAGGCGTGTGTCATGGTGTTTTGTCTCAACAGTCcccagagatgtggtgctgCAAAGGATTCATGTGCATGATGGGAGCATCCCTGGactggaagcagcagagctgcagacctTTGGGGATAGAGTCTGTGCTGGAAGGGGCTGTGTGTGCCAACAGGTTCTGCTGCTGGACTCAGGGGGTCGAGGTAGATGGGTGCACTGTTTTTCCCCTCGTAAGTACGAATGCAGCCCCACTGCAAAAGTTTAATtaatgaaatactgatttttctggAGTGCAGTGCTTCTCTAATTTCTTTGTGCCTACTGGAATCCAAAGCAAACACAGGCAGGAGCTCTTGGCCAAAAGCAGTGCCCTGTCACAGCCTTTGCTGTGGTGTTTTGTGGGGTGTCAGAGGttgctctgcctgtccctgggtCTGAGGAGGTAACTGAGCCTTTGGTGTCACAGCCTGCAGTGGGTCTGGACTCCTCCAGGAGGCTCCTGTGGAGGGAGAGCTGGGTCCTCTGCTTGccaggagaccttattgctggCTTGCCCTCTGCAACATAACTTTTTGCCCTAATACAGGATGATCACAGGGGCCTGGAGTGGCCAGTGAGGCTTGAGTGGCCCCTGGGAGGTGTTGATGCTTCCTCAAGGTGTTGATGCTTCACCAAGCTCAGCATGGTACAGGGAAGGTTGGATTCAAATGCTGTGTGCAGAGCAATGCTGGCATCCCCAGAGCTGTGCACTTGCCTTCTTTGCCCAGGTGTGGGAGCAGACATTGTTCTGCAGTGTGACCTTGTGCCAGGCCCTGCCAGTGTGCCGGGGCTTGGGCTGCACAGCCCTTCAGCCCATGGCAGCCCCAGAGACTGCTTTGTCCATTGCACAGGGTCTGGAGGGAGGGTGAGGGGACTGCACCAGCCGGGGCTGTCAGGTGGCagtggctctgtgctggcaggaTTTGCTGGCACAATGAGGATGGATGCTTCCCTGAGTGTCCAGCACCTGTCCCCAGGCTTGCAGGAGCTGTTTTATCTGGCATGCCAGGAAGACCTGAAAGCTTTCACTGCAGCCAGCTTTCCAGAGCGtccttgctctgttttctccctGTCCCTTCAAGCCCCTGGGATACTGCTGAGGGGTCCCCAGACAGGACCAGGACCCCTTTGTGATAGTGCCTGCTTTCTCAAACTAGCATGCATTGTGATGCTGCTAAAGGGCTGTTGTGGTGGGAGCAGGGTGGCCCAAGCTGTCCATCTTCCTTGGCAATCCCCAGGATCTGACCAGGAGGAtgcactgggctgtgctgcaaATAAAGCTGCTGAATTTGGGAGCATGAGGTGCATGGGGCATCTTAATTCCCAGTGTGCCATGGTCCTTGGCCATGGCAGCTTTTCCCCTAGTGCCCTCACCTGACCTGCTGGCAGAGGTCTTCCCTGTGAGAGCAGTGGTGATGCTGCAGATGGGTGGGGACTCTGAGGTTGTGCCTTGCTCCTTGTAGCAGGAGTGGGAGGGTCTGAAGCCTCCCATGATAGGAATTGCTGCTCCTCGGATCCTGCCGCTGCCTCCTCTCCTGGCCCCAtggcagctcccacagcagctctgcccctaTTCTGTCAAGGGCCAGCAGGTTACAGCCGcagcagtttttaattaaatcaagtCGCACTggtgcagcagcccagccatgCCCATCTGTTTCTCCAAGCTGTCAGCATGTGGAGGCAAGTGAGCATCTGGGTCGTGTGGTGGGCTGGAGGGGCTTTGCTTGTGGGGGCTGTGTGTGCCTGTGGGTGAGAGCTGGATGTGGCTTTGCGTTTCTCACAGGGGGTTGGAGACCCGTCCTGGCTgtgagctggggagggaggaggccAGGCCAGAGCTTTAGTGGGTCTGTGTGGTGCCTGGTGCCTGACCTGGTGTGAGGATGCAGGTGGCATCACTtgtcccctgccctgggagAAACACCCCTTGCTCTGTTCCATCTGTCTGCGCACCAATACCTTACTGAGGCCACTGTGGCATGTGATGGTAATTGTGTTAATTAAGGAATTGGGTTTGTTCTGGTGAGTTTTAAACCCTGTCTTCAACTGCATCTGAGTTGGAGCATTTTAAGTTTGAACAACAGCTGGTTGTGACAGCCTAATCCCATAATTACAGTAGTAGTTGCACAAAGGTATTGTTAACCAAATTAAAATAAGCTGATGGATCTCCCCAGAGCTATGGCCAAGCCCCAGAATGTGACATGGCAGAGATGTGTCCCTTGCGGTTGAGGGGAGGCTCCTGCTCACCTTgtgctgtccccagcactggTGGTCCTGGTGACCCTCAGCAGAACTCCCACCATGCTGGGGCCTTGAGTGAGCTGAAGTCATGTCAGTGAAGAGTCTGTTGTGATGAGCAGGCTGTGGAGCAAGGCTTGGGCGCTCCAGCCAGCTGGTGTGTGGGAAATGCTTGATCACCACAAGAAAACAGGCCTGTGACATCAGGACTGTGCTGCCGGCTGTGTGGGCCCGCACACAGGCAGGATCACCCATGGCTTGAGGGTGCTGAGGCCAAGTCCCTGCCTAAATGTGGGTAACTTGGGTCGAGATAGAAAACAACACTTTGTGAAGCCCTGTGTTCAGCACATGAGCAAAgtggaaagagcagcaggatcCATGTTCCTCCCCCTGGGCCCTGTGGGCCCTGCCGGCTGAGGAGGGTGTGCGGCCTCCGGCTGGGTGACCCAGCGtcccccttctccctgcagctcgTATCACCGGCACGTCGGCTTTCCTGAAATAGCTGTCcttggggcaggcagggggttATCTGATCTTGTTGCTGCTCTTCTTTGCCCTTGGGCTGCTGGAGTGTGGAGCCCTCTGAGGAGCCTGAAGGAAACTAGGGACAATGTCTTAGCTGAGGAAGCACAGTCTGGGAAGAGACACGCATAGGCCAGGAGCAGCGGGAGCAGGAGTCTCCCGAAAGGATCGACACAGAGCAGGCCGCTGACTGCCCCCCACAGGCCACGTTCGGTGCACCACAGGCGGAGATGGCCGGCGGAGCATCCCATTGCGAGGTGTGCTTGGCACGGAGGCACCGTGGGTGCAAACCCTGGCTTGGTGGCACTGCCAGGGTggtggggcagagctgctgcctccccaggtGCCCTCAGCTGATGCCCATGCCAATGCCaggctctcctgctgcctcctggcatACCCCTCCTGTCTGGATCTCCTCATGCCTGGTGGCACCAGCTGCTTGTAGCTTTCAGTAGGCCCAGGGGCTGTGCTCAGAGCCAGGCCTGATGCTGATGTCTCTGTGCAGGCTGGCATGAAGCCACCACCTGGGGACAGCAGTGTCTAGGAGCTGCTGTCTCAGTGTGTAGTGCAGGATAGATCCTGCCTGCTGGTCCTTGCTTCTGCAGCTATAGTGGGACTGTTCCCTGCTGGAGAATGGGATTGGAGAGGGAAATCTGGGCTGACACGGGCCATGAGTCCACTCCAAGCATACTGCCTGTGCAATAGGAAACCCCTAATCCCTGCATAGGGACATGCACTCACAAGCACATGTGTATGTACACACATGTCCATGCTCAAGGGGATGGATGGATGTTCCCAAATATACACATATGTACACTGGCACTAACCTCTCCTGTCTGTGTCCAGAGAGCCAGCCCACGACATCAGATGAGACTGTGGTGGCCGGTGGTACAGTGGTGCTCAAGTGCCAGGTGGAGGATCCCGATGACTCCTCACTGCAGTGGTCCAACCCTGCCCAGCAGACACTCTACTTTGGGGAGAAACGAGGTACATGcacaggagctggggatgggagaggagctggctTCAGCGCTGGAGCAATGGTGGGGCAGAGAGAAAATGGACCATGGCTGGTGGTGCCTCAGAGGGTGATGTTCCCTTCTGCTCCTCACCTACAGTGATGCCACCAGCCAAATATGAACTAGCAGAGGAATGGGCTGGTACTGACCTTGTCACTCCTACTGTTGTCCCTCTTATCCCAGCACTGCGAGATAACAGGATCCAGCTGGAGAGGTCCACACCCAACGAGCTGACCATCAGCATCAGTGATGTGGTACTGTCAGATGAGGGGGAATACACCTGCTCTATCTTCACCATGCCTGTGAGGACTGCAAAGGCCCTGGTCACTGTGCTGGGTAAGCCACCATGGCAACCCCCACATCTGCTCCTGGTGTCCTGCCTGCAAGATGTTCTCCATACATTCTCTCATTCATCTCTGCTACTCCTCTGTTCATACCTGTTAACTCATTCTTGCcgtgtttgtttgtgtttctgcatGAATGTTCATCTCTGGGTGGCAGAACACACACAGCTAATGGGCTGTTGTATTTCTTGTCTTCCTCTCTACCAGGAATcccccaaaaaccccaaatcttTGGCCATGAGCAGCCTATTGATGAAGAGAAGATAGCCCGGCTGACCTGCCGATCCTCTGGCAGCAAGCCAGCTGCCCAGCTCCGGTGGAAGAAGGGCAATAAGGAGCTGAAGGGTGAGTGCCCAAGTAGTGGGGCTCTGCCCTGAGGcactggggtggctggggaACACCACGGAGGCAGGTGAGGCAGCAAGTGTTGCTGCAGATGTGCCTGGTGCTGGACTGCACTGGCATCCTATGCTTCTGCCAACAAAGGGACATGGACAGGGTGTCCTCTGCTGAACACATGTCACCCTCATGCCTCTGCTGGGATACTGTGTCCATCAGCTGTAACAGTCCTCTGTCCCTGCAGACGAGGGCACTGAAGTGGTGGAGGACCCCAATGGAAAGACCTTCACTGTGAGCAGTCGAGTGGAGTTCCGTGTCACCAAGGAGGACAACGAAGCTGAGGTGACCTGCACTGTGGATCATGAGTCCCTGCAGAACTCCGAGAGGTCCACCACGCAGAAGCTGCAGGTTCACTGTACGTGTCGTGTTGTAATGATGGGACAGGGCCACAGgggaaggggacagggctgTGAAGGGTGGGAGAGACAGAGGAGGCCTCAGCATCACCACAGTTCAGCAGACATCACACACAGCCCTACATTGACGCAGCCATCACAGATATGCATACAGGCTCAGCAATCCATATGCACAGTGGTCCTGTCACACAGAGGGGCAACACAGTGACACTTCCTCTGTCCATGCATGCCCTTGGTTTTGTGTCCTGCCTTTCCC
This sequence is a window from Apus apus isolate bApuApu2 chromosome 27, bApuApu2.pri.cur, whole genome shotgun sequence. Protein-coding genes within it:
- the CADM3 gene encoding cell adhesion molecule 3 isoform X5, whose translation is MLPSALGLLLLLACFGAARGNLSRDESQPTTSDETVVAGGTVVLKCQVEDPDDSSLQWSNPAQQTLYFGEKRALRDNRIQLERSTPNELTISISDVVLSDEGEYTCSIFTMPVRTAKALVTVLGIPQKPQIFGHEQPIDEEKIARLTCRSSGSKPAAQLRWKKGNKELKDEGTEVVEDPNGKTFTVSSRVEFRVTKEDNEAEVTCTVDHESLQNSERSTTQKLQVHYKPTAKIEPHPQYPREGEKLQLQCDGQGNPIPQEFLWQKEGSDSPLQLSSDSILIFPFLNKSDSGTYVCTATSSMGSVVAKYNLDVSDASPVLSTSSTYHAVIGGVVAVIVFLLLSLLIVLGHYLIRHKGTYLTHEAKGSDDAPDADTAIINAEGGQTGGDDKKEYFI
- the CADM3 gene encoding cell adhesion molecule 3 isoform X6; this translates as MLPSALGLLLLLACFGAARGNLSRDESQPTTSDETVVAGGTVVLKCQVEDPDDSSLQWSNPAQQTLYFGEKRALRDNRIQLERSTPNELTISISDVVLSDEGEYTCSIFTMPVRTAKALVTVLGIPQKPQIFGHEQPIDEEKIARLTCRSSGSKPAAQLRWKKGNKELKDEGTEVVEDPNGKTFTVSSRVEFRVTKEDNEAEVTCTVDHESLQNSERSTTQKLQVHYKPTAKIEPHPQYPREGEKLQLQCDGQGNPIPQEFLWQKEGSDSPLQLSSDSILIFPFLNKSDSGTYVCTATSSMGSVVAKYNLDVSGTYLTHEAKGSDDAPDADTAIINAEGGQTGGDDKKEYFI